Below is a window of Streptomyces sp. NBC_01429 DNA.
ATCCGGATGGGCGAGGACGAGCGGCTCGCCACGGGAGTGGAGGAGCTGCGGCTGGCCGGCGCCGAGTCGGTGGTCTGGGCCTGCACCAGCGGCAGTTTCGTGTACGGGTGGGACGGCGCGCGGGAACAGACCCGCGCCCTCGCCGGGGCGGCCGGGCTGCCCGCGTCGAGTACGTCGTTCGCCTTCGCCCACGCCGTACGGGAGCTGGGCGCCGAGCGGGTCGCCATCGCCGCGACGTATCCGGAGGATGTCACCGGACACTTCACGGCGTTCCTCAAGGCGGCCGGGATCGAGGTCGTCGCCGACCGCGCCAGCGGCATCATCACGGCGGCCGAGGTCGGCACCTGGGACCGTGACCAGGTGCTGGAGCTGGCGCGCGCGGGTGATCATCCGGACGCGGAGATCGTCCTGCTGCCCGATACGGCGCTGCACACGGCGGCGTATCTGCCGGAGCTGGAGGAGGCGCTCGGCAAGCCCGTGCTCACGGCGAACCAGGTGACGGTCTGGGAGGGGCTGCGGCTGGCGGAGCGCAAGGTGTGGGCGCCGAGGCTGGGGACGCTGTTCGCGAGCCGGGTGTAGCGGGGCAGGTGCGGCGGGGCCGGGTGCAGCGGCGGGGCTGGGAATCGCCGTCCGGAATAACCGGAGCGACCCTCCTGTTGGAGATGATCTGCTAGTTGTCTTGATGCAGTTGTCTTCAAGCAGTTGTCTTTATGCGCGGGAGGGTCTGACCGGTGGACGAGGCGAGCCGAGGCACGACGGCCGATACGAGCGGCGGTACCACGGGCGAGAGGACGGCGGACGCGCCCCGGGAGTCCACGGACCCCATCCGGGGCACGGCACGCGGCACCGCCCCCGTACCCCTGTCCGTACTGGACCTGGTCACGGTGGGCAGCGGCTCCACCGCCACCCAGTCGCTGCGCACCAGCGTCGAGCTGGCCCGGCTCGCCGAGCGCAGGGGCTACCACCGCCACTGGGTCGCCGAGCACCACTCGATGCCGGGCGTCGCCTCGTCGTCCCCGGCGGTGATCCTCGCCCACCTCGCCGCCCACACCGAGCGCATCAGGCTGGGCTCCGGCGGCGTGATGCTGCCCAACCACGCGCCCCTGGTGATCGCCGAGCAGTTCGGCACGCTGGAGGCCCTCGCCCCCGGCCGCGTCGACCTCGGACTCGGCCGCGCCCCGGGCACGGACGGGGCCACGGCCGCCGCGCTGCGCCGTACGGACCGGCTGAACGAGGGCGCGGACGACTTCCCGCAGCAGCTCGCCGAGCTGACTCGCTTCCTGGACGACGACTTCCCCGACGGCCACCCGTACTCCCGTATCCACGCGGTCCCCGGGCCGGTCCAGGGACCTCCGGGACGGCCGCCGGTCTGGCTCCTGGGCTCCTCCGGCTTCAGCGCGCGACTGGCCGGGGTGCTGGGGCTGCCGTTCGCCTTCGCGCACCACTTCTCCGCCCAGAACACCGTTCCCGCGCTGGACCTCTACCGCGAGTCCTTCAGCCCCTCCGGGGTGCTGGACGCCCCGTACGCGGTGATCGGCGTCGCGGCCCTGGCGAGCGAGTCCGAGCACGAGGCCCGCAGGCAGGTGCTCTCCGGCGCGCTCTCCATGGTCCGGCTGCGCACCGGCCGCCCCGGCCTCGTACCGACACCGGAGGAGGCGGAGGCGTACCGCTTCAGCTCCATGGAGCAGGACTTCGTGGACAACTGGCTCGGCAATATCGTCCACGGCACCCCGGACGAGGTGCGCGACGGCCTGAACGACCTTCAGAAGCGCACGGGCGCCGACGAACTGATGATCACCGCCCAGGCCCACGGCGGCGACGTCCGGCTGCGCAGCTACGAGCTGATCGCGGACGCGTACGGCCTGCCGACGGACTGATCCCTCCCCCTCCTCTCGACCCCCCTCCTCCCGGCCCCGGGCGCACCCGCGCCCGGGGCCGATTGTCAGTGCCTCCTCGTAGCGTTCTCGTAGTGGGTGCGGCGGACAAGGCCGCCGGGCCCAGCCTGGGGGAGAGGTCTGTCATGTCGCGTGCCACGACGTATCTGGAGCTGTCGCAGGAAGGCGCCGGGGCGCACAAGTTCTACGAGGTGACCGTGGACGGCACGGTGGTCTCGGTGCGCTACGGCCGGATCGGCGCGGACGGCCAGTCGCAGATCTCGTCCTTCCCGACGGAGGAGAAGGCGCGGGCCGCCGCCGCGAAGAAGGTGGGCGAGAAGGTCCGCAAGGGATACGCGCCCGCGGTCCAGGGCCGGCGCGCGGCACGCGCGGTGACGCGCCGCCAGGTCACCTCGGCGCCCTCCACGTCCCGCTCCGTCGCCCCGGTGCTGTGGCGGTTCCGTACGGGCTCCTCGGCCTTCGGCATCCACATCGACGAGGACCGCTGCTGGGTGGGCAACCAGGCGGGGGACGTCTACACCCTCAGCCACGGCGGCGAGGTGCTGGCGCGCTACGCGCTGCCCGACGGCGTCAAGTGCCTGGTGGCGGACGACTTCTGGATATACGCGGGGTGCGACGACGGCAAGGTGTACGACCTGTCGTCGAAGCTGCCCTTCGCGGCGTACGACATCGCGGCCGACGTCGACATCTTCTGGCTCGACATCCGCGAGGGCGTGCTCAACGTCTCCGACCGCGACGGCGGGCTGACGGTCATCGACCACGAGGACGAGCACCAGTGGTCCCGCAGGTCCGCCGGGGGAGGCGCCTGGATGGTGCGCGCCGACGAGCGGGCGGTCTACCACGGACACGGCAAGGGCGTCACGGCGTACGAGCCGGGCGGGTCCGGCGAGCTGTGGCACACCCCGACGACGGGCGGGGTGCTGTTCGGCTGGCAGGAGGACGCGTCGGTGTACGCGGGCACGTCGCGCCACGTCGTCCAGCGCCTCGCGAAGGCCACGGGCGTCGTCGAGGCGACGTACCGCTGCGACACCGCCGTCTACTCGTGCGCCACCGCGCCGGGCGGGCGCTATGTCTTCGCCGGTGACAGCTCCTCCTCGGTCTACTGCTTCGACGCCGACGGGACCCGGCTGTGGAAGCTGGGCACGGGCGGCGGCTCCGCGCTCTCCATGCAGTATCTGGACGAGAAGCTGTACATGGTCACCACCGACGGCTCCCTCGTCTGCGTGGACGCGAGCGCCACCGCCGTCACCGCCGCCCAGCAGGGCACGGTCCCCGTCGCGATGGACGTCAAGTCGGCCGCCGCGCTGCCCACCTACACCCCGGCCACCTCGGTCCGGACGGTCGCGACGGTCTCCTCGGCGGCGGCTCCGGCGGGCGGGGTGGTCGTGGAGTGCGTCGACGACGGCGGCAGGCTCCGCGTCCATGTCGTCTCGGACGGCTTCGAGCCCACCTGGAACGTCCAGTTCCCGCGCGGCATACGCCAGGCCGGCACCCGGTACGTGGTGGAGGCGCTGCACCCGGCGCAGGGGGGCTTCTACCGGGTACGGGGCGAGATCAAGCGGCTGGTCTGACCCGGGCGGCGGCGGGCGCGGGCACGGGCACGGGGGCGGGAGCGGGGGCGGGAGTGGGAGTGGGCACGGGCACGGGGGCGGGAGCGGGCACGGAGGCGGGAGCGGGGATGGTGCTCCGGGCGGGGGCCGGGAGCCGGGGAGGGGGCGTGGGGAGCGCCGGTCACGCGTGGTTCGCCGCGACCGCCACGATCATCTCCGCGATCCGCTCGGGCGCCACCGGGCGGGAGAACAGCCAGCCCTGGCCCGTGTCGCAGCCGATCCGCTGGAGCCGCGCGGCCTGACCGGACGTCTCCACGCACTCGGCGGTGACCGTCAGCCCCAGCCGGTGCGCGAGCTGCACCAGCGCCTCGACGATCGTCTCGTCCGCCGGACTCGGGTGCACCCCCTCGTCGTACCTGAACCCCCGTACGAACGAGCCGTCCAGCTTGAGGACCGAGACGGGCAGCCGGCTCAGATAGGCCAGGTTGGAGTAGCCGGTGCCGAAGTCGTCGATGGCGATCCGCACCCCCATGTCGCTCAGCGCCTGGAGCGCCTGGAGGGGGCGGCCCGCCGAGCCCATCACCGCGGACTCGGTCAGCTCCAGTTGCAGCAGCTTCGGCGCGAGCCCGGTCTCGCCCAGGATCTCGGCGACATCGGTGACGAGGTCCGAGTCCCAGACCTGGCGCACGGCGACGTTGACGCTGACGAACAGCGGCGCGGTGTCCGGATGGTCCAGCTGCCAGCGCCGCGCCTGGCGACAGGCCGTCCGCAGCACCCACC
It encodes the following:
- a CDS encoding LLM class flavin-dependent oxidoreductase, whose product is MRGTARGTAPVPLSVLDLVTVGSGSTATQSLRTSVELARLAERRGYHRHWVAEHHSMPGVASSSPAVILAHLAAHTERIRLGSGGVMLPNHAPLVIAEQFGTLEALAPGRVDLGLGRAPGTDGATAAALRRTDRLNEGADDFPQQLAELTRFLDDDFPDGHPYSRIHAVPGPVQGPPGRPPVWLLGSSGFSARLAGVLGLPFAFAHHFSAQNTVPALDLYRESFSPSGVLDAPYAVIGVAALASESEHEARRQVLSGALSMVRLRTGRPGLVPTPEEAEAYRFSSMEQDFVDNWLGNIVHGTPDEVRDGLNDLQKRTGADELMITAQAHGGDVRLRSYELIADAYGLPTD
- a CDS encoding WGR domain-containing protein — translated: MSRATTYLELSQEGAGAHKFYEVTVDGTVVSVRYGRIGADGQSQISSFPTEEKARAAAAKKVGEKVRKGYAPAVQGRRAARAVTRRQVTSAPSTSRSVAPVLWRFRTGSSAFGIHIDEDRCWVGNQAGDVYTLSHGGEVLARYALPDGVKCLVADDFWIYAGCDDGKVYDLSSKLPFAAYDIAADVDIFWLDIREGVLNVSDRDGGLTVIDHEDEHQWSRRSAGGGAWMVRADERAVYHGHGKGVTAYEPGGSGELWHTPTTGGVLFGWQEDASVYAGTSRHVVQRLAKATGVVEATYRCDTAVYSCATAPGGRYVFAGDSSSSVYCFDADGTRLWKLGTGGGSALSMQYLDEKLYMVTTDGSLVCVDASATAVTAAQQGTVPVAMDVKSAAALPTYTPATSVRTVATVSSAAAPAGGVVVECVDDGGRLRVHVVSDGFEPTWNVQFPRGIRQAGTRYVVEALHPAQGGFYRVRGEIKRLV
- a CDS encoding maleate cis-trans isomerase family protein — its product is MTTVGFLYPGHSAEDDYPRIEVLLDSDIRLPLVHTDIGEDAHRVDALIRMGEDERLATGVEELRLAGAESVVWACTSGSFVYGWDGAREQTRALAGAAGLPASSTSFAFAHAVRELGAERVAIAATYPEDVTGHFTAFLKAAGIEVVADRASGIITAAEVGTWDRDQVLELARAGDHPDAEIVLLPDTALHTAAYLPELEEALGKPVLTANQVTVWEGLRLAERKVWAPRLGTLFASRV